The Algoriphagus sp. TR-M9 genome has a window encoding:
- a CDS encoding type IA DNA topoisomerase, with amino-acid sequence MIVCIAEKPSVAREIASVLGANTKHDGYFEGNGYSVTYTFGHFCTLFEPYDYEPHWKGWSISHLPMLPEKFKTKIVDNQGIKKQFEIVKKLFDTATLVINCGDAGQEGELIQRWVIEQAEYKGEVKRLWISSLTTEAIKEGFEKLQPSTKYDNLYYAGYSRAIGDWLLGINATRLYTVKYGGYKQVLSIGRVQTPTLAMIVNRFKEIQNFKPQPYWELQTVYRETTFNCEEGKFSKKEDGETFANAVKEHEFEVTSIEKKKGKEYAPKLFDLTGLQVYCNNKFGLSADETLKIAQQLYEQKVITYPRVDTTFLPNDMYPKSPGILKNLRDYQDLTQPLLGKKLKKSSKVFNDKKVTDHHAIIPTGLTGSLHGNHLKVYDIIVRRFIAVFYEECVVANTTVLGKVATVSFKATGKVILEKGWRIVFKTAEGKDKKEKDELPLFKKGEKGPHEPTFLEKETKAPKHYTEATLLRGMETAGKQVDDEEMRELMKENGIGRPSTRASIIETLFKRQYIERNKKQILPTETGVQLIAIIQNNLLTSAELTGQWEKQLKEIERGNFHAGSFVKNMKLMVQHLVYEVLREENHAKISQHIESKLAEKEKLPNQKKPSPAIVGFICPKCKTGTLLKGKASYGCSAYKNGCDFLLPFTFEGKKISDKQYLRLLQKGATVNLKGFKSETGTKEGIVQFDDRFQLVLEEKKGSKPLATKKSPPIISCPLCKKGNIIKGKTAYGCSAYKEGCDFRYAFATIREKANNKPLTEELVLALLKQSVKE; translated from the coding sequence ATGATAGTTTGTATTGCAGAGAAACCAAGTGTAGCCCGTGAAATCGCATCCGTGCTAGGGGCGAATACAAAACACGATGGATACTTTGAAGGGAATGGATATAGCGTAACCTATACTTTTGGACACTTTTGTACCCTCTTTGAACCCTACGATTATGAACCGCACTGGAAGGGCTGGAGTATCAGCCACCTCCCTATGCTTCCCGAAAAGTTCAAAACCAAAATCGTTGATAATCAAGGGATCAAGAAGCAATTTGAGATTGTAAAAAAGCTATTTGATACAGCCACACTCGTGATCAACTGTGGAGATGCCGGCCAAGAAGGAGAGCTGATCCAGCGATGGGTAATAGAACAAGCGGAGTACAAAGGGGAAGTCAAACGACTTTGGATATCCTCTTTGACCACCGAAGCCATTAAGGAAGGCTTCGAAAAACTCCAACCTTCCACCAAATACGATAACCTGTACTATGCAGGATATTCCAGGGCGATCGGCGACTGGCTCTTAGGGATAAATGCCACGCGCTTGTATACCGTGAAATATGGAGGGTACAAACAGGTGCTATCCATAGGTAGGGTGCAAACGCCCACTCTGGCTATGATCGTAAACCGTTTTAAGGAGATTCAAAACTTTAAGCCACAGCCCTACTGGGAATTGCAAACAGTCTATAGAGAAACCACTTTTAACTGTGAGGAAGGAAAGTTTTCAAAAAAAGAGGATGGGGAGACTTTTGCAAATGCTGTAAAAGAACATGAGTTTGAAGTCACATCCATCGAAAAGAAAAAAGGAAAGGAATACGCACCCAAACTTTTTGACTTAACCGGATTACAGGTGTATTGTAATAATAAGTTTGGACTTTCTGCCGATGAGACCCTCAAAATAGCGCAGCAACTCTACGAGCAAAAAGTAATCACCTACCCCAGAGTGGACACCACTTTTCTGCCGAATGACATGTATCCTAAGTCTCCAGGAATCCTCAAGAACCTAAGAGACTATCAGGATTTAACCCAACCCCTTTTGGGGAAAAAGTTAAAAAAGTCATCCAAGGTGTTCAATGATAAGAAGGTAACCGACCACCATGCCATCATCCCTACAGGATTGACGGGTAGCCTCCATGGCAATCACCTCAAAGTATATGATATTATTGTCAGGCGGTTTATCGCAGTGTTTTATGAGGAATGTGTGGTGGCCAATACCACCGTTTTAGGAAAAGTCGCTACTGTGTCGTTCAAAGCAACAGGTAAAGTCATTTTAGAAAAAGGCTGGAGGATAGTTTTTAAGACTGCTGAGGGCAAAGATAAAAAGGAGAAAGATGAGCTCCCACTATTCAAAAAGGGCGAAAAAGGACCACATGAACCAACTTTTCTAGAGAAAGAAACCAAAGCTCCTAAGCACTACACAGAGGCTACTCTCCTGAGGGGTATGGAAACAGCCGGTAAACAGGTGGACGACGAAGAAATGCGGGAGTTAATGAAAGAAAATGGTATAGGCCGTCCCTCCACCCGGGCAAGTATCATTGAAACACTTTTCAAAAGGCAATACATAGAACGGAACAAAAAGCAGATTTTGCCCACCGAAACAGGTGTGCAACTAATAGCTATCATTCAAAACAACCTGCTGACTTCTGCAGAATTGACCGGACAGTGGGAAAAACAATTGAAGGAGATCGAAAGAGGGAATTTTCATGCGGGTTCTTTTGTGAAAAACATGAAACTTATGGTGCAGCATTTGGTCTATGAAGTGCTTCGAGAGGAAAACCACGCGAAAATTTCCCAGCATATAGAAAGCAAACTTGCAGAAAAGGAAAAACTTCCAAACCAAAAAAAACCAAGCCCTGCTATAGTAGGTTTCATTTGCCCAAAATGTAAAACTGGCACTTTGCTGAAAGGTAAAGCCAGTTACGGGTGCAGCGCCTATAAAAATGGATGCGATTTTCTACTTCCCTTTACATTTGAAGGCAAAAAAATCTCAGATAAGCAATATTTGCGTTTGCTTCAGAAAGGCGCTACCGTCAACCTGAAAGGATTTAAATCCGAAACCGGAACCAAGGAAGGAATAGTACAATTCGACGATAGATTTCAGCTTGTATTGGAAGAGAAGAAAGGAAGCAAGCCTTTGGCCACTAAAAAATCTCCTCCTATTATTTCATGCCCATTATGTAAAAAAGGTAACATCATCAAGGGCAAAACAGCATATGGATGCAGTGCATACAAAGAGGGATGTGACTTTAGGTATGCTTTTGCTACGATCCGTGAAAAAGCGAACAATAAACCCCTTACCGAGGAACTGGTGCTAGCGCTGTTGAAGCAGAGCGTTAAAGAATAA
- a CDS encoding DUF4235 domain-containing protein — translation MNLSENKFTILSAALSIGVAALAKAAIANRYQAITGEPAPKNPESKEASFGKVVLYTAITAAVGVSAKILVRKFFTKEWKKMDGDLPRHLK, via the coding sequence ATGAACCTAAGCGAAAACAAATTCACCATACTATCGGCAGCTCTTTCCATAGGAGTAGCTGCACTGGCAAAAGCGGCTATAGCTAACCGTTATCAGGCAATCACAGGAGAGCCTGCTCCCAAAAACCCCGAATCTAAGGAGGCATCTTTTGGAAAGGTGGTCCTTTACACTGCGATTACAGCTGCAGTTGGTGTTTCTGCAAAAATTTTAGTGCGTAAATTTTTCACCAAAGAGTGGAAAAAAATGGACGGTGACCTGCCTCGTCATCTTAAATAG